CCTTTGCTTTCTCGGCCAGCGCGGCAAAGCCGGCGGCGTCGTGCACGGCGATATCAGCCAGCACCTTACGGTCCAGGGTGATACCAGCCTTGAGCATGCCATTCATGAAACGGCTGTAGCTCAAGCCGTTGATGCGGGCAGCCGCGTTGATGCGGGTGATCCACAGCGAACGGAAATTACGCTTCTTCTGCTTGCGGCCGATGTAGGCGTACTGCTGTGCCTTGATGACGGCCTGCTTGGCAACGCGGAACACCTTGCGGCGTGCGTTGTAGTAACCCTTTGCCAGGGTCAGAATTTTCTTGTGGCGGCGACGCGCCTGTACGCCACGCTTTACTCGTGCCATGGGTCAGTCCTCAGAGGTAGGGAAGCATACGGTCAAGACGGCCAGCGTCCTCGGCACGGACGTGATTCGTCTGCCGCAGGTTGCGCTTCCGCTTGGTCGCTTTCTTCGTGAGGATGTGGCTACGGTTTGCGTGGCCGCACTTGTACTTGCCGGAGGCGGTCTTGCGGAAACGCTTGGCCGCCGCCCGGTTGGTCTTGATCTTGGGCATTGCTATGTCCTTGATGGTGTTTTGTCACTGACACGGGCGGCAGCCTTGTGGCCACGCTTTCCATCCTTGCCCTTGCCTGCTTGTAAGCCCTTGATCGAACACGATCAGGACAGGTCCTGGTACCGCTTGCACAGCTCCCCGGCAAAACCGGGCCGCGCAGTATGCCCGTTGCCGGGAATTCTTGCAAATCGTCGCTGTCGCCGCCTGGGCGGCCCCTCTCGGGCCCGCCGCGGCGCAGGATCAGATCTTCTTCTTGGGCGCGATCATCATGACCATCTGCCGCCCTTCCAGGCGCGGACGGGACTCGATGACAATGTCTTCGCCCAGATCGGCCTCGATCCGTGCCGCCATCTCGCGGCCCAGTTCCTGGTGGCTCATTTCGCGGCCACGGAAACGGATGTTGACCTTGACCTTGTCACCCTCTTCCAGGAAACGGCGCATGTTGCGCAGCTTGATCTGGTAGTCGCCCTCGTCCGTGACCGGACGGAACTTGAGTTCCTTGATCTCGACCTGCTTGGTCTTCTTCTTGGCCTCGTTGGCCTTTTTCTGCTGCTCGAACTTGAACTTGCCGAAATCCATGATCTTGCAG
The nucleotide sequence above comes from Xanthomonas campestris pv. campestris str. ATCC 33913. Encoded proteins:
- the rplT gene encoding 50S ribosomal protein L20; this translates as MARVKRGVQARRRHKKILTLAKGYYNARRKVFRVAKQAVIKAQQYAYIGRKQKKRNFRSLWITRINAAARINGLSYSRFMNGMLKAGITLDRKVLADIAVHDAAGFAALAEKAKGALAA
- the rpmI gene encoding 50S ribosomal protein L35 gives rise to the protein MPKIKTNRAAAKRFRKTASGKYKCGHANRSHILTKKATKRKRNLRQTNHVRAEDAGRLDRMLPYL
- the infC gene encoding translation initiation factor IF-3 yields the protein MGDCNISTPDNKQNRKNQEIRVPRVRVIGSDGEMVGVLSRDEALAKAEEEGLDLVEIQPQADPPVCKIMDFGKFKFEQQKKANEAKKKTKQVEIKELKFRPVTDEGDYQIKLRNMRRFLEEGDKVKVNIRFRGREMSHQELGREMAARIEADLGEDIVIESRPRLEGRQMVMMIAPKKKI